The nucleotide window GTAGCCCTGCTGCTGGCCGTAGCCCTGCTGCGGGGCCTGCTGGCCGTACTGCTGCTGGCCCTGCTGGCCGTAACCCTGCTGCTGGCCGTAGGCGGGCGGCTGCTGCGGGCCCGTGTTCTGCCCCGTGTGGCGGTAGTTGACGACCGTGACGTCAGGGTCGTAGTCCTGGGCCTGTCTGTCCGTGCCGTACCCGGGGTTCGATGACGGCGGTGGCGTTCCGTCCGACTCGTCCTGGGGGTACGGCGGCTGTCCGGTGCTCACCGTGTCACCTCGTTTCGAAGACGCATGCGCCGCACGTCCGTAGCACACGCTGATATTGCCAAAAGTAGCGACAGGCGTAACAACAGTCACCTTTGCGGACGCTGACAATTCACGTCAAGATCATTATCTGACCGGCCGTGAACGGCGGTCAATGACGATCGAGGTGCAGCAACATCCGGGTGTTCCCCAGAGTGTTCGGCTTGACGTGCTCCAGGTCGAGGAACTCGGCGACACCCTCGTCGTACGACGCGAGCAGTTCCGCATACACCTCGGGAGAGACCGGTGTGCCCTGAATGGGCCGGAAGCCGTGCCGGGCGAAGAACTCGACCGCGAACGTGAGGCAGAAGACCCTCCGCACGCCGAGGTCCCGGGCGGTCTCGATGAGCGCGGCGACGATCCGGTGGCCGATCCCCCCACCGCGCACCGCGGGGTCCACGGCGACGGTCCTGATCTCGGCGAGGTCCTCCCACAGCACGTGCAGCGCGCCGCAGCCGACGATCTGCCCGTCCACCTCCGCGACCCAGAACTCCTGCACGTCCTCGTACAGCGTCACCGTGCTCTTCTTGAGGAGCCGGGGGCCGACGCCCGAGTACGCGTCGACGAGACGCCGGATCGCCCGGACGTCCGGCGTCCTGGCCCGGCGCACCGTCACGGCCGTGGCACCCGATCCACTGGATGTCTGCGCGGTGACCTGCTCCATGAGCGGTCAGCCTAGCCGGACGGGATCGGATCGCCCGCAGTCGGCGCGAACGACCTCTCCGGATAACGGTCATTCCCAAACACCACGCCCGACATGAGGTCTGACCCTCTGTAGCCGTAAGGATACGGAAGGACGCCCGGCCGCCCTGCGCGACCTCGATCCGGTTCGTCCTACTTTTTCCGGCAGCCCGCACGGCACGTCCAACACCTCAGATCACTCCAAACCCAGGTGAACGCGGATGTATCCCCATTGAGCCCGTGACCCAGCTGTGATCGTTTGGTTGTCAAACGTAGACGGGTTTCGGAGTTCTGGTTGAGCAAGAACTCGCCGTGCACTATCGTCCAGCGACGATGCCGGTCATCGTGAGCGCTCACGGCGGCCGGGCGCCGAATCTTCGAAGCACCGAGTGCGGAGGGGAGCCGGGGACCCAACTGCAGGATCAGGATCGGTTCGGTCTCAGATCGTCAAGGGGTGAATCCGCCAAGGTAGGGCTACTCCGGCCCGAACCCGTCAGCTAACCCGGTAGGCGCTCAGTAGCGCCCCGCCACATGGCCATGCTCCACGACACGGCCTGCCGCGGGGCGCATGTGGGAGAGGAGCTCGGTTGCGCACGCGTGGAGGACGGCCGGCGGGCAGGCACGCCCGCCGCCGACGGTCCGGATCCGGCACGGCCGGTCCGGCTGCCATCCGCCGATTGGCGTTCGTCGGCGTCGCGCTCACCGCGATCACGTTCGGCGCCCCGGTGGTCCGCGCCACCGCCGACCCCAAGCCGAGCCTCAAGGAGCTCACGGAACAGGTCGAGAGCCTCTACACCGAGATCGAGAGCCTCACCGAGCAGTACAACGGCGAGCGCGTGCGGCTCAAGGCGGCCGAGCGGTCCGCCGAGCTCGCCAAGAAGAACCTCGCCAAGAGCGAGGCCGAGCTGGAGGTCCGCCGGCAGAAGGCCAGCGCCCTCGCGCAGCACTCCTACATGACCAACGGGCTCGGCAACGCGCTCGTGCTCATCGACAGCGACGCCGACCCGCGGAAGTACCTGAGCCAGGCCTCCACGACGTACGCGCTGGAGCTGCAGGAGAGCCAGGAGGTCGCCGAGGTCACCAAGGCCATGGACGCCGCCGCGCGGGCCAGGGAGAGCGCCTCCGCCCGGCAGGCCGAGGTCAAGAAACTGCTCACCGGCCTCGACTCCCGCCGCGACAAGATCACCAAGCTGATCAAGAAGACCGAGAGCAGCCTCTACCGGCAGGTCGCCCGCACGGTCGGCAGCGAGACGCGCAGCCGGATGTCGTTCCCGATCGTGGGCGACGGCAAGGCCGCCCAGGCCGCGCGCTGGGCTCTCAGGCAGCAGCTCAAGCCGTACGTGTGGGGCGCCGAAGGCCCGAGCTCCTTCGACTGCTCTGGCCTGGTCATGGCGGCCTACCAGGCCGTCGGCATCAGCCTGCCCCACTACACGGGCGACCAGTGGACGGCCGGCACGCACATCTCCCGCGACCAGCTCCGCCCCGGCGACCTGGTGTTCTTCTACTCCGACCTGCACCACGTGGGCATCTACATCGGCGGTGGCTACATGATCCACGCGCCGCGCACGGGAGACGTCATCCACATCGCGAAGATCGCCGGACGGCCGTTCGCGGGAGCGGTGCGCGTCGCCGACTGACCCGGGCCACGAGAGCGTGCGCTCCGGAGCGCACGCGGCCGGCCCCGGCCCGGAGACCGCGCGATCCGGAGCCACCACCGTGCGGTCCGGATCGCGGTCAGATGAGGCGGCGGCGCGCCGCCCAGGCGACGGCCTCGATCGCCGTCGCGACGCCGATGCGGTCGCAGATGCA belongs to Microbispora sp. ZYX-F-249 and includes:
- a CDS encoding C40 family peptidase; the protein is MAFVGVALTAITFGAPVVRATADPKPSLKELTEQVESLYTEIESLTEQYNGERVRLKAAERSAELAKKNLAKSEAELEVRRQKASALAQHSYMTNGLGNALVLIDSDADPRKYLSQASTTYALELQESQEVAEVTKAMDAAARARESASARQAEVKKLLTGLDSRRDKITKLIKKTESSLYRQVARTVGSETRSRMSFPIVGDGKAAQAARWALRQQLKPYVWGAEGPSSFDCSGLVMAAYQAVGISLPHYTGDQWTAGTHISRDQLRPGDLVFFYSDLHHVGIYIGGGYMIHAPRTGDVIHIAKIAGRPFAGAVRVAD
- a CDS encoding amino-acid N-acetyltransferase, with product MEQVTAQTSSGSGATAVTVRRARTPDVRAIRRLVDAYSGVGPRLLKKSTVTLYEDVQEFWVAEVDGQIVGCGALHVLWEDLAEIRTVAVDPAVRGGGIGHRIVAALIETARDLGVRRVFCLTFAVEFFARHGFRPIQGTPVSPEVYAELLASYDEGVAEFLDLEHVKPNTLGNTRMLLHLDRH